A single region of the Acidobacteriota bacterium genome encodes:
- a CDS encoding winged helix-turn-helix domain-containing protein, whose protein sequence is MSKPESSLYEFGEFQLDAARRLLLRQGEPVTIAPKVYEVLLALVETPGQPLSKDELLRRVWPDTVVEESNLTVSVSALRKVLGERRDEHQFIATLPGIGYQFVAPVSQLENNPPEEGGRGYGTGSVSDLHLGKGREPQAQVAHAPRSVPLAEQVLERQTIAQVVIEEETEAETHARTTPPLQLPAPRRSFVATRWLALGGAALLLVAALAWYFRREAPANSGQVRSLAVLPFTELGQSQADSALGLGMADTLISRLGSLGQIEVRPTAAIRRYAGQTADPLAAGRELRVEAVLSANLQRQGQTLRVTAQLVRINDQHTLWSDTLDEQATRLFTLQDNLSARLAAALALPLSARDRERLTKHGTANIEAYQLYLKGRLFWNRRTPEWIAKGIESFEQALQLDQQYALAWAGLADCYVLSSSGLPALERMPKAHAAVERALQLDEQLAEAHATRGLIKFKFDFDLAGAETAFQRAIELNPNYATTFHWYGDCLSRLDRFDEALRLLRQAERLDPLALALKEDIGTVYYRMRRYAEAEKQYRDVLAIDPGFARTVGMLALVDAAQGRYDEAVAMHLHKQELAAAPPAELSAFKQAYQQGGWAGYWRKYRAANGEKKGNAYENARLALRLGERARAYEWLEQSFADHSGIQIDIKNDPEMDPLRAEPRFQALLRRCGFAP, encoded by the coding sequence ATGTCCAAGCCTGAGAGTTCCTTATACGAGTTCGGCGAATTTCAACTGGATGCCGCGCGGCGCTTGTTATTGCGCCAGGGCGAGCCGGTGACGATTGCGCCGAAGGTTTATGAGGTGCTGCTGGCGCTGGTCGAAACGCCGGGCCAACCACTGAGCAAGGATGAATTGTTGCGCCGCGTCTGGCCTGACACGGTGGTTGAGGAGAGCAACCTGACGGTCAGCGTCTCGGCCCTGCGCAAGGTGCTGGGCGAACGGCGCGACGAGCATCAATTCATCGCCACGCTGCCCGGTATCGGTTATCAATTTGTCGCGCCGGTCAGTCAGCTAGAAAACAACCCGCCAGAAGAGGGGGGGCGCGGGTACGGAACGGGGAGCGTGAGCGACCTGCACCTGGGCAAGGGGCGCGAACCGCAAGCTCAGGTCGCTCACGCTCCCCGTTCCGTACCACTGGCTGAACAGGTGCTCGAACGCCAGACCATCGCGCAAGTCGTGATCGAAGAAGAGACCGAGGCCGAGACGCACGCGCGCACAACTCCGCCGCTGCAATTACCGGCTCCACGCCGGAGCTTCGTTGCGACGCGCTGGCTGGCGCTGGGCGGCGCGGCGTTGCTGTTGGTGGCGGCCTTGGCTTGGTACTTCCGGCGTGAAGCGCCCGCCAACAGCGGTCAGGTGCGTTCGCTGGCCGTGCTGCCGTTCACAGAGTTGGGCCAGTCCCAAGCGGATTCCGCGCTTGGCTTAGGCATGGCCGATACGCTCATCAGCCGGCTGGGCAGCCTCGGTCAAATCGAAGTGCGCCCGACCGCCGCCATTCGCCGCTATGCGGGCCAGACCGCCGACCCGCTGGCCGCCGGGCGCGAGCTGCGCGTCGAAGCCGTGCTGAGCGCCAACCTGCAACGCCAGGGGCAGACCCTGCGCGTGACCGCGCAATTGGTGCGCATCAACGATCAACACACGCTGTGGTCGGACACGCTGGACGAACAGGCCACGCGGCTTTTCACCTTGCAGGACAACCTCAGCGCGCGGCTGGCCGCGGCCCTGGCCTTGCCGCTCAGCGCGCGCGACCGCGAACGCCTGACCAAACACGGCACCGCGAATATCGAGGCTTATCAGCTTTACCTGAAAGGCCGGCTGTTCTGGAACCGGCGCACGCCGGAATGGATTGCGAAAGGGATCGAGTCTTTCGAGCAGGCGCTGCAGTTGGATCAGCAATACGCGCTGGCTTGGGCGGGGCTGGCTGATTGCTATGTGCTCAGCTCTTCGGGGCTGCCCGCGCTGGAACGCATGCCCAAAGCCCACGCGGCGGTCGAGCGGGCCTTGCAACTGGACGAGCAATTGGCCGAAGCGCACGCCACGCGCGGGCTGATCAAATTCAAGTTCGATTTTGATCTGGCGGGCGCCGAGACGGCCTTTCAACGCGCCATCGAATTGAACCCGAATTACGCGACGACTTTTCACTGGTATGGCGACTGTCTCTCGCGCCTGGATCGTTTCGACGAAGCGTTGCGGCTGTTGCGCCAGGCCGAACGCCTAGACCCGCTGGCGCTGGCGCTCAAAGAGGACATCGGCACGGTCTATTACCGCATGCGGCGTTACGCCGAAGCGGAAAAGCAATACCGCGACGTGCTGGCGATTGACCCGGGCTTTGCGCGCACGGTCGGCATGCTGGCCCTGGTTGACGCGGCGCAGGGCCGTTACGACGAAGCCGTCGCCATGCATTTGCACAAACAGGAACTCGCGGCGGCCCCGCCCGCCGAGTTGAGCGCGTTCAAGCAGGCCTATCAACAAGGCGGCTGGGCCGGATACTGGCGCAAGTATCGCGCGGCGAACGGCGAAAAAAAGGGTAACGCCTACGAGAACGCGCGGCTCGCGTTGCGGCTGGGCGAACGCGCGCGCGCTTATGAATGGCTGGAGCAATCCTTCGCCGATCACAGCGGCATTCAGATCGACATCAAGAACGACCCCGAAATGGACCCGCTGCGCGCCGAGCCACGCTTTCAAGCGTTGCTGCGGCGTTGTGGATTCGCGCCTTAG
- a CDS encoding LemA family protein, whose protein sequence is MNQRYLPALWLALAGAACVFPAGTLAQARPQPKPAAPPATPAPAAPVSTAKPPSKDEVYFAIARRINAQNNTAVSGVVGALGGVIEVKDIAMGADGKATVTVQERAGSNAAYTQKSMRIMLTPPVAGDKDNKWAWEQFEEGRRFYAVDRIFPFTSGDLNRKKQNISAKWANFSAAIGKQLETGIKALETAKAVIKTDPAPLIALLPLRTSLAEALKNNEQDALVSISLELSSSTDNITALADTFEALKANDAYLRLLEEFKAAVNAIIAMRRDYVEAVKVYNESLERLPYALVAYGLEFQRIEPKLTAD, encoded by the coding sequence ATGAATCAACGTTATCTGCCCGCCTTGTGGTTAGCTCTTGCCGGGGCGGCCTGCGTGTTTCCGGCTGGCACTTTGGCGCAAGCCCGTCCACAACCGAAACCGGCTGCGCCACCGGCAACGCCAGCGCCTGCCGCGCCGGTCAGCACGGCGAAACCGCCCTCCAAAGACGAGGTCTATTTCGCCATCGCGCGCCGCATCAACGCGCAAAACAACACGGCGGTCAGCGGCGTGGTGGGCGCGCTGGGGGGCGTGATCGAAGTCAAAGACATCGCTATGGGCGCCGATGGCAAAGCGACCGTGACCGTGCAGGAACGCGCCGGCTCGAATGCCGCCTACACCCAGAAATCCATGCGCATCATGTTGACGCCGCCGGTGGCCGGCGACAAAGACAACAAATGGGCGTGGGAACAGTTCGAAGAGGGGCGCCGCTTTTACGCGGTGGATAGAATTTTCCCGTTTACATCCGGCGATCTGAATCGCAAGAAACAGAACATCAGCGCCAAGTGGGCCAACTTCTCCGCTGCCATCGGCAAACAACTCGAAACCGGTATCAAAGCGCTGGAAACGGCCAAGGCCGTCATCAAAACCGATCCGGCGCCGCTGATTGCCTTGCTGCCGCTGCGCACCTCGCTGGCCGAGGCGCTCAAGAATAACGAGCAGGACGCCCTGGTCAGTATTAGCCTGGAACTGAGCAGCAGCACCGATAACATCACCGCGCTGGCCGATACGTTTGAGGCCCTCAAAGCCAATGATGCGTATTTGCGGTTGTTGGAAGAGTTCAAGGCTGCCGTCAACGCCATCATTGCGATGCGTCGCGATTATGTCGAGGCGGTCAAGGTTTACAACGAATCGCTGGAGCGCCTGCCCTACGCCTTGGTGGCTTACGGGCTGGAATTTCAACGCATCGAACCGAAGCTGACGGCGGATTAG
- a CDS encoding enoyl-CoA hydratase — translation MTYEYLLVETAAAITRITLNHPARRNALSLALMRELTACLRSVSQSAATRAVILAANGPAFSAGHDLREMLDRSVAEYRALFDACVELMTTIQSIPQPVIAEVQGIATAAGCQLVATCDLAVASETATFATPGVRIGLFCSTPMVALTRALGRKRALQMLLTGAPIDARTAVEWGLINQAVPADQLRITTEELAAQIAAASSLTVGLGKQAFYAQLELEQTKAYAYTKEVMSLNALAADAQEGMGAFLEKRPACWKGR, via the coding sequence ATGACTTACGAATACCTGCTCGTCGAAACCGCCGCCGCGATCACGCGCATTACGCTCAATCACCCGGCCCGCCGTAACGCGCTCTCGCTGGCGCTGATGCGGGAGTTGACCGCGTGTTTGCGCAGCGTGAGCCAATCCGCCGCAACGCGTGCCGTGATTCTGGCGGCCAACGGGCCAGCCTTTTCCGCTGGGCACGACCTGCGCGAAATGCTTGACCGCAGTGTTGCTGAGTACCGCGCACTGTTCGATGCCTGCGTGGAGTTGATGACCACCATCCAAAGCATCCCGCAACCTGTCATTGCCGAAGTGCAGGGCATCGCGACAGCCGCCGGTTGCCAACTGGTCGCCACTTGCGATCTGGCGGTGGCCAGCGAAACGGCAACCTTTGCCACGCCCGGCGTGCGCATCGGCCTGTTTTGCAGCACGCCGATGGTCGCCCTGACGCGCGCGCTTGGCCGCAAACGCGCGTTACAAATGCTGCTGACCGGCGCGCCGATTGACGCGCGCACCGCAGTCGAATGGGGCCTCATCAACCAGGCCGTGCCTGCTGACCAACTTCGCATTACGACCGAAGAACTCGCCGCGCAAATTGCCGCAGCCAGTTCACTGACCGTCGGCCTCGGCAAACAGGCGTTTTACGCCCAACTCGAATTGGAGCAAACCAAAGCTTATGCCTACACCAAAGAAGTCATGAGCCTGAACGCGCTGGCCGCTGATGCCCAGGAAGGCATGGGCGCGTTTTTAGAAAAACGGCCCGCCTGCTGGAAGGGAAGATAG